In Helianthus annuus cultivar XRQ/B chromosome 8, HanXRQr2.0-SUNRISE, whole genome shotgun sequence, a single genomic region encodes these proteins:
- the LOC110941869 gene encoding BRD4-interacting chromatin-remodeling complex-associated protein, whose protein sequence is MAYEDAWRVCHPDFKRPFSSLEDACERLLPYHVVADYEAEEDDRILDSDTTGQALSRSQQWDLNIGNKLTEFTSTFEKQVLAFNIITRKQAIGEFRSEERLYVEQALLQEERRALFEARVEMETRQKAGAASVHMAAMARAESQAHAVMMARGPIRASAMGAHEVVDQEPEVNPDEMMNRWENNNVQQDEKEACEDFLNDEEKDNGDMGSSVQSDWLEGGAFDLNTR, encoded by the exons ATGGCGTATGAGGACGCTTGGCGTGTCTGTCATCCCGATTTCAAGCGCCCCTTCTCTTCTCTTGAAGATGCTTGTGAGAG GCTGCTACCTTACCATGTGGTAGCAGATTATGAAGCTGAGGAAGATGATAGAATCCTTGATTCGGACACCACAGGCCAAGCGTTATCACGCTCGCAACAATGGGATCTCAACATTGGTAACAAATTAACCGAATTTACttcaacttttgaaaaacaaGTTCTTGCCTTCAATATCATTACCCGAAAACAAGCCATTGGGGAGTTTAGATCAGAAGAAAGGTTATATGTTGAACAGGCTCTCCTACAAGAAGAAAGGCGCGCATTGTTTGAAGCGAGGGTCGAAATGGAAACAAGACAAAAGGCGGGAGCCGCCAGTGTGCACATGGCGGCTATGGCTCGAGCCGAGTCACAGGCTCATGCTGTGATGATGGCTAGGGGACCAATAAGGGCTAGTGCAATGGGAGCTCATGAAGTGGTTGACCAAGAACCCGAAGTCAACCCAGATGAGATGATGAATCGGTGGGAGAATAATAATGTTCAACAAGATGAAAAAGAAGCGTGTGAGGATTTTTTGAATGATGAAGAGAAGGATAATGGAGATATGGGTAGTAGTGTTCAAAGTGACTGGCTTGAAGGTGGTGCATTTGATTTGAACACAAGATAG